One Deltaproteobacteria bacterium DNA segment encodes these proteins:
- the mshL gene encoding pilus (MSHA type) biogenesis protein MshL — MRKIVFLVLVLFLVTACVANKNIKREERTVVPPPPKKEAVILKPIIKKISPLDNKYFTLSAKGIDYKVVLYEIAKDAGLNLIIKEDADSVVPENAHSLTVNFIDLPLRQALNILTKSNNLFYEVKENVLYIKGYSTMVFHLGFVSHIRSSTLNVGGDVLGGVATENVTNPLSGNYALKGSVKEDATDIYKQVENGIKTFLSGNGKYSLDKLTGTLVVYDQRKNLDRISTYIDNVMRAYGRQVLIETRIVEVSLNKDNELGVDWQAMGHKILNRKFELNMSQTLALSSHTFSVGVAGIRSGVTGDKALLTALSTCGKVHIISNPRIRALNGQPALISVGKSVSYIKKLEYETETVTGGTTTTKPTVEISSIFDGILLGVTPYINKDGNILLSITPIKSDIESLKEVKIGTNTYTLPQVNLRETSTVVRVKSGDIVILSGLIGKKEEKNESKVPLLGDVPVVGNAFKQQTKTVHNIELVIFIKPRII, encoded by the coding sequence ATGAGAAAAATAGTTTTTTTGGTTTTGGTTTTGTTTTTGGTTACCGCTTGCGTTGCAAATAAGAATATAAAAAGAGAGGAACGCACCGTTGTTCCCCCGCCACCTAAAAAAGAAGCGGTAATCTTAAAGCCTATTATTAAGAAAATATCCCCCTTAGATAATAAATATTTTACATTAAGTGCGAAAGGGATAGATTATAAGGTCGTTTTATACGAGATAGCTAAGGATGCAGGTTTAAATCTTATCATTAAAGAAGATGCTGATTCTGTTGTTCCAGAAAATGCGCATTCTTTGACAGTGAATTTTATAGATCTACCGCTTAGGCAAGCCTTAAATATACTGACAAAGTCCAACAATCTCTTTTACGAGGTAAAAGAAAATGTGCTGTATATAAAAGGATATTCTACGATGGTTTTTCATCTGGGTTTTGTCTCTCATATTCGTTCTTCTACTCTCAATGTAGGAGGAGATGTTCTGGGGGGAGTAGCTACAGAGAATGTAACAAACCCCTTAAGCGGTAACTACGCTCTCAAAGGTTCGGTGAAGGAAGATGCGACTGATATCTATAAGCAGGTTGAAAACGGCATCAAGACATTTTTGTCTGGGAATGGAAAATACTCCCTGGATAAACTCACTGGCACACTGGTTGTGTACGATCAGAGAAAAAATTTAGACAGAATAAGCACATACATTGATAATGTGATGAGAGCTTATGGCAGACAAGTTCTAATAGAGACAAGAATTGTTGAGGTAAGCCTTAATAAGGATAATGAACTGGGAGTTGATTGGCAGGCAATGGGGCATAAGATATTGAACAGAAAATTTGAGTTGAATATGTCACAAACATTGGCTCTTAGTAGTCATACCTTCAGTGTGGGTGTGGCAGGTATTAGAAGTGGTGTAACAGGTGATAAAGCTCTGCTTACTGCTTTGTCCACCTGCGGTAAAGTACACATTATCTCCAATCCCCGGATTCGTGCCTTAAATGGACAACCAGCGTTGATCAGTGTGGGCAAATCTGTTTCTTATATTAAAAAATTGGAATACGAAACGGAAACTGTCACCGGTGGAACGACGACAACAAAACCTACGGTAGAGATCTCTTCTATATTTGACGGAATATTGTTAGGTGTAACACCATATATTAATAAAGATGGAAATATTCTGTTGAGTATTACACCTATAAAGAGTGACATAGAATCATTAAAAGAAGTAAAAATTGGCACCAACACATACACATTACCCCAAGTAAACCTAAGAGAAACATCTACTGTGGTTAGAGTAAAAAGTGGAGACATTGTTATCCTGTCCGGTCTAATTGGAAAAAAAGAAGAAAAGAATGAAAGCAAAGTGCCTCTTTTGGGTGATGTTCCTGTAGTGGGAAATGCATTTAAACAACAAACAAAAACTGTACATAATATAGAATTAGTTATTTTTATAAAGCCACGAATTATCTAA